ACAACACGCTGTTGCCGCTGGTGGCGACGCAAATGCTCGGCGGCGGATCGGGGACGTTCGGGTTGTTGACGATCGCGTCGGGTATTGGAGCGCTGACCGGGGCGGTGTTCCTGGCGTCGCGACTTTCGGTGCGCGGCTTGTTCGGCTGGATTCGACTGACGCCGGTGTTGTTGAGCGCGGCGCTGTTGGTGCTGGCCTCGTCGCAATGGCTGCCGGTGTCGTTTCTCGCCCTGGTCGCCGTGGGCTTCGCCATGATGGTCCACCTGGGTTCCAGCAACATCGTGCTACAAACGATCGTTGACGAAGACAAACGCGGCCGCGTGATGAGTCTGTACGCGATGGCCTTCCTGGGAGTCGGACCCTTGGGAAGCTTGCTGGCGGGGTTCATGGCCAATCGCTTCGGGCCGGCCAATGCCATTCGGGCCGGCGCGGTCATCTGCCTGCTGGGGGCGATTTACTTCGCGTCGCAATACTCGCGGCTGCGCACGTTGGTGCGGCCGATCTACGTACGATTGGGGATCCTGCCCGAGATGGCGTCCGAAACCTTTCCGATCGCTCCGCCCCCCAAGGGGGCCGCGCCGCTATCGGAAGCCAAGCCACCGGAGTAAAAGGGAAGCGCCGGCGTTATCGGCTCACTGGGCTCGGGTCGGCCGCTGACGAGACTTGCGCAAGACAGGAACGGATCATGTCGCCGAATCATCTCCACGAACTTCTCTTCGCACGCGAGGTGCTGGGCAACTCGCCCGCCCATTGGGGCGCGGCGCTGTTGGTTTTTTTGGCCAGTTTGATCCTGCTGCTGACCGTCAAGCGCGTGCTCCGGCGGCGCGTCGCTTCGTGGATGAAGCGTTCGTCGAGCGAAGCGGTCGCTCTAGTTTCGGCAGTGATCGCCGTCACGCGCGGCCCGTTGCTGACGGTGGTGGCTTTGTACCTGGGCGTGCAGGTACTGTACTTGCCCGACGAGGTGCGCGGCGGAGCGCACGTGGTGGCGACGCTGGCCGTCTTGCTGCAAGGTGGCTTCTGGGCCAACGCGCTGCTGACACACATGATCAACGCCCGCACGCGGCGCGGTCTCGAAGGAGACGCCGCCTCGGCGACGACGTTGTCGGTCCTGGGCTTTCTGTGTCAATGGGTCTTGTGGACCATCCTGGCGCTGCTGGCTCTGGAGAACCTAGGAGTCAATGTCACGACGCTGGTTGCGGGGCTGGGCGTCGGCGGCGTGGCGGTGGCCCTGGCGGCCCAGACAGTGCTGCGCGACCCGCTGGCTTCGTTGTCGATCATTCTCGACAAGCCGTTTGTCCTGGGCGACAACATCGCGGTTGGCGACCTGACTGGCACGGTCGAGTACATTGGCTTGCGGACGACCAAGGTTCGCAGCGTGTCGGGCGAGCAATTGATCTTTCCGAACAGCGACCTGCTGCAAAGCCGAATTCGCAACTACAAGCGAATGCAGGAACGCCGGGCCGCGTTCACACTGGCCGTGGCGTACGAGACGCCGCTCGACAAGCTGCGACAGATTCCCAACTGGATTCAGCGGATCGTCGAGCAGAAGCCGCAAGTCCGCTTCGATCGCTCGCACTTCAAGGAGTACGGCACGATCGCGTTGAACTTCGAGACGGTCTATTTCATGCTGACGACCGACTACAAGCAGTTCATGGACACGCAGCAGCAGATCAACCTGGAAATCCTCGAACGCTTCGCCCAGGAAGGGATCAAGTTCGTCCACGCGCCGCCGGCGTGATCGATCATTTCAAATGCGCACACGTCCAGGAGCGGGACACGCAAACACCCCTCTCTTCCAGGGAGGGGCAGGTGGGAGGGTAAAGGCGTTCCCGACTAAAAGACTTCGCGCACACGCCAGTTTGCTCGTAATGCGAAGGCGGATCGGCCTGCCACGCGTTTACCCTCACCCGCTCACTTCGTTCGCGACCTCTCCCTGAAAGGGAGAGGTGTAATGCTTCGCGACTCGGCGCTGTCCAGGGGTGGGTCAAGCCCCATTCGTTCGTGGGCTTTGCGGGCGTGACGCTCGCGCCACATCAAAGCCTGCCGCCGCGTCAGGCTTGGTCTCGCTCAGCTCTCGAACCTTCGTTCGGGAACATGATCCAGCCCCCGCCAGTGTCCGAGAGTCCAGGGCGATCGCACTATCGGCCAACGCCCGTGCCGAGATCGTTGCCCGAGCCAGGATACCGGGGCGTGAGATACGCGGGATTCCCCACGTAGTTACCCCGGTAGCGGACGCCGATCGAGCTATATCCATAGCCGGTGAAATCGCCGTACGGGCTGTACCAGCCATAGCCGGCCCAGCCGTAGCCCTTCTGCCAATAACCAGGACGATAAGGATTCGACGCGCTGTAGTTGCGCGGGGCGGCTTGAGCCGCGGTCGCGACGACCGACAGGGCAAGCAGCACGAACCAAGCCAACACGATGCGACGCATTGAATTCTCCTTCGCTTCAGAGGGTTGCCGTGGATGGCAACCGGCGAGCAGGTACACGTGCTCGTAGAAGCGTCGGTCGAAATCAACGTCCTGGCAAATCTTGCTTTTCGGAGAAATGGCCGTTTAACCAGCCTCAATCGTCGCCATCCGGTTATTAGGAAGATTATGCCGCTTGAGTGTAGCCGCCCGTTTACAAGCTCTCGCCCTAAATGCTCTCGTATCGC
The window above is part of the Planctomycetota bacterium genome. Proteins encoded here:
- a CDS encoding mechanosensitive ion channel family protein is translated as MSPNHLHELLFAREVLGNSPAHWGAALLVFLASLILLLTVKRVLRRRVASWMKRSSSEAVALVSAVIAVTRGPLLTVVALYLGVQVLYLPDEVRGGAHVVATLAVLLQGGFWANALLTHMINARTRRGLEGDAASATTLSVLGFLCQWVLWTILALLALENLGVNVTTLVAGLGVGGVAVALAAQTVLRDPLASLSIILDKPFVLGDNIAVGDLTGTVEYIGLRTTKVRSVSGEQLIFPNSDLLQSRIRNYKRMQERRAAFTLAVAYETPLDKLRQIPNWIQRIVEQKPQVRFDRSHFKEYGTIALNFETVYFMLTTDYKQFMDTQQQINLEILERFAQEGIKFVHAPPA